The Salvelinus fontinalis isolate EN_2023a chromosome 34, ASM2944872v1, whole genome shotgun sequence region AGTCATTACACTCACGCTAGTTGGCAATTGCTCCATTAACACTAATTACCTTCAACTTCattcaaactgcatgcagagacatacaaatggcatccatgagttcatctgactgggtaaatggAAACAATTGATAAGTTGTCAAAATCTCCAACTATCCCTTAAGATTATATTGTCATGGACATTTGGACATCTGTTTTACAAAAGCACTACTTCTGTATCTATCTATCTGCACATACTGTATCTAGGCTATGTGGCTCTCTTGTAAGCTACCCCACCCACTCAATAGTGAGTCCGTTTTGAATGTGTGGGTCTTGTTTTGGTGTTCTGTATTTGGCAGAGACTGGCAAAGAGTGTGTCTGAGTGACAGGACCAAGCTGTCTGCAGAAAAGATGGAGGACTCTGTGAAGGCGGAGAGTGCCGCCGATGGAGGAGGCCTGGTGAATGCAGAGAAAGAGCCAGAAGACACTCTCAGGTATAGAAATCTGGGATGGTCTAACTTTACTTCAGTGctatttctgaaaatggatggGGGCTGGGCAGTTTCTGGAAGTGAGAGGTCTCCTCTCTCATGTGTATATTTGAGTGCCAGGGTGTGGGCAGGGTATGTTTCAGTTCTGTCAGATTTGGTCTGTCTCTTTTATTTCTGAGGAGAGTTGAAAGCACTATGGGCTCATTTCCCAGACATAGATTAAACCTTCTCCTGGAGTAAAAAGCATGCTCAAAAGGAGAATAGGCTATATTGaatgttttattttaattttatttttttacagaacTAGGATTAATCTGAGTTTGGGAAGCCAGTCCTATGGGTCATGTAGTTAGTGTGTGCCTCTAGTTTCCCATGCGGTGGTCAGCCAGTGTGCCCTCCCCACAGCCCCACAGACCTTTCTGAACTGCTGGCTGCCGGGACCAAAGAGGTTCACGAGAAGGCGGAGAACACCCAGTTTGTCAAGGACTTCCTCAGGGGGCGCATCCGCAAGGAGCTTTTCAAGGTCAGTCTGGAGAATAGAGCAGCCACTTAAGTCTTTTCTGAGACTTAGTACTGCTGCATTCACTGTCTTGAACATTATGCATAATCTGATTTATCCACAGCAGTCAGTTAAGGGTGTAGGCTTTTTGATCTAACTTTGACATCCTCACTTTGCAAACACTTTGAAAGATAATACTGTCAAGAATCGTGATGGGTCTTTCAGCACCACTGGTAATGAACAACCACTGTACTGAACAACAATATCCTGTAAGGCTTTAAAGaacatgaagtgctttgacaTCCTCACTTTGTGAGACTTTGCCAGGATACAGAAAGGGATGTGAGACTTTGCCAGGATACAGAAAGGGATGTATCTTGAAAACGTGaatgttgacacacacacagtatttgaGGGACTGTCAAACATGGATTAATGAAAAATATTTGCACCTAAAATGTTTGTTTTGGGGTAAAATTgtgcatctctctccccctcagctGGGCGATGTGGCCCTCTACTACACCTACGAGGCCATGGAGGAGGAGATTGAGAGGAACAAGGATCATCCTGACTTCTCCCCGCTCTACTTCCCAGAGCTGAATAGACGTGACGCCCTGTCCCGCGACCTGGACTACTTCTATGGTGAGGACTGGCGGGAGCGGGTCAGCTGCTCGCCAGCCACGCAACGCTACGTGGAACGCATCCACCAGGTGAGTAAcccagaggttagagaggtggacCGGTAACCAGAAGGTCGCTGGTTCAGTCCCAGGCTGGACGATGAAAAAAGTGGGGGCTGAACTGGCTGCTGGTTTCAGATTCACATTACCACCATCCACTACCATTGTGCCTTTATGCAAGGCACTTCAGACCTAACACTACTCCATGGGTGCTGCACTGTGACTCCTTGTGCTGCTTCAATCCTCTGGTGTGTGGAGTCCAGGGGAAGTTGACAATACCAGAAGCCAGTGAAGTTGTATTTGTATTTAGGTGGGTCAGGAAGAGCCGGTCTTGCTGGTGGCCCATGCCTACACCCGTTACATGGGCGACCTGTCTGGGGGCCAGGTGCTGAAGAAGGTGGCCCAGCGGGCGCTGAAGCTGCCATCGACGGGCGAGGGCGTCTACTTCTACCAGTTTGACGGCATCCACAGCGCCAAGGCCTTCAAGCAGCTGTACCGGAGCCGGATGAACGAGCTGGAGCTGGACATGGCCACCAAGGACAGGCTGGTGGCGGAGGCCGTGCTGGCCTTTCAGTTCAACATGGAGGTaagaaagggaagagagagatagagctgggGTTGATTCAAGTGTAAGACTGCTGCACCTACTGGTGTAGTGGGTCTTCCAGTAAACGGAGACTGCTGCCCCTACTGGTGTGGTGGGTCTTCCAGTAAACGGAGACTGCTGCATCTACTGGTGTGGTGGGTCTTCCAGTAAACGGAGACTGCTGTACCTGCCGGTGTGGTGGGTCCTCCAGTAAAAGGAGACTGCTGCACCTACTGGTGTGGTGGGTCTTCCAGTAAACGGAGACTGCTGCACCTGCTGGTGTGGTGGGTCTTCCAGTAAAAGGAGACTGCTGCACCTACTGGTGTGGTGGGTCTTCCAGTAAACGGAGACTGCTAACCCGCTGGTGTGGTGGGTCTTCCAGTAAACAGAGACTGCTGTACCTGCTGGTGTGGTGGGTCTTCCAGTAAACGGTGGGTCTTTTAATAATTCCTTCTAGGTGATGGCTGGAAATATTGCCATCTCATATCTGTGGTTccttgagtggcgcagcggtctatggcactgtatcgcagtgttagaggcgtcattACAAATCCGGGTTCGATCTCGGACTGTATCACAACTGGTCGTGAtcgtgagtcccatagggcggtgcacaattggcccagcgtcgtccgggttagggcagggtttggccggggtagaccgtcagtgtaaataagaatttgttattgcctagttaaataaaaatagacGTTTAGTTTTCAGAGGAAGCCAGTCCACGTTAATTTAGTGTCAAAGGTCGGCCACGGTAGCTTGGTTTCAGAGGTAGGTCCGCGGTAGCTTGGTTTCAGAGGTAGGCCCGCGGTAGCTTggtttcagaggaaggcccgCGGTAGCTTGGTTTCAGAGGTAGGCCCGCGGTAGCTTGGTTTCAGAGGTAGGCCCGCGGTAGCTTGGTTTCAGAGGTAGGCCCGCGGTAGCTTGGTTTCAGAGGTAGGCCCGCGGTAGCTTGGTTTCAGAGGTAGGCCCGCGGTAGCTTGGTTTCAGAGGTAGGCCCGCGGTAGCTTGGTTTCAGAGGTAGGCCCGCGGTAGCTTGGTTTCAGAGGTAGGCCCGCGGTAGCTTGGTTTCAGAGGTAGGCCCGCGGTAGCTTGGTTTCAGAGGTAGGCCCGCGGTAGCTTGGTTTCAGAGGTAGGCCCGCGGTAGCTTGGTTTCAGAGGTAGGCCCGCGGTAGCTTGGTTTCAGAGGTAGGCCCGCGGTAGCTTGGTTTCAGAGGTAGGCCCGCGGTAGCTTGGTTTCAGAGGTAGGCCCGCGGTAGCTTGGTTTCAGAGGTAGGCCCGCGGTAGCTTGGTTTCAGAGGTAGGCCCGCGGTAGCTTGGTTTCAGAGGTAGGCCCGCGGTAGCTTGGTTTCAGAGGTAGGCCCGCGGTAGCTTGGTTTCAGAGGTAGGCCCGCGGTAGCTTGGTTTCAGAGGTAGGCCCGCGGTAGCTTGGTTTCAGAGGTAGGCCCGCGGTAGCTTGGTTTCAGAGGTAGGCCCGCGGTAGCTTGGTTTCAGAGGTAGGCCCGCGGTAGCTTGGTTTCAGAGGTAGGCCCGCGGTAGCTTGGTTTCAGAGGTAGGCCCGCGGTAGCTTGGTTTCAGAGGTAGGCCCGCGGTAGCTTGGTTTCAGAGGTAGGCCCGCGGTAGTTCAGTTGCATTTCTCAGTATTGTATAATTTCTTTAATCATTTAATCTCAGTAACCAGCCACTGTATTGATCCTGTCTTTGGAGATAAGAGTCTTGTGCCCAGGGAAAATTAGGGTCTTTGGCCAACAGCAGATGGTTGGATTTGTGCTTATCACCGTAACCACTCTGCCAACTGGTTCTGAGAGCGTAGTCAGACAATGTGCCATCTCTCATATTTCAAGTGCTCAGATATGATCATTAATTCACTTCCTCACATCTGGCTTCTGATTACATTACATGAATGTCAGATGTTGAACTTGATCATATTCTTATTACGGTTCTGCATCATGGCCATTTCTTTGACCAGTGGCTAAACTCTGGGTCAACACAATTCAGCTTACTGTTTCAGTTCAGAGATTGTGTTCATCAGGACACACAATATCAAACTGTTCCAAAGTGTTGAGAAAAAGAAAAATGAGCTTTCCTTATTGGACCTTTTCAGATGGTACCTCCCTGTTTGACCTTTTGTTCTGTTTTGTGCTGAGTGAACATGAACCAGTTGTAATCccctgtgttttgtgtgtttggTGTCAGGTATTTGATGagctagaggagatgggtaaggATATCCAGGAGGAGGTCATGGACGCGGGCATGCCTGTTCACGGGGCCCATGGGACCGGAGGAGACATCAACAAATGCCCCTACTACGCCGCACAAATGGGTACGCTGACACACAACTCCTGTAGGCTCTGTCTGGAAACAAAGTGATTTGATCCAGAAAACCACCTGAAAGAAAGAGTTGTTGTGCCATGTTAGCAATACGTGGGCATTTAGAACCACAATACCCTTACCACACTGTCTGGGTGGCTTGGATATTTgcttttcacattgtccttttcCAGCATGGCTCCAGCaactacagtacagtgcagtactgCTTGGCCTGGCTTAGTGGTGTTAAAAATGGTATAAGAGTGTTTCACATGGTAATGTGGGAGGTTTGCTGACCGTGTTCTTTGTCCTCTGTCTATCTCAGCGGCCAGTGGGGGCTCGGCGTACGTCGGTCAGCTGGCCATGGCAGTCCTCAGACACCCCACAGGCCAGGTCCTATTCGCCGCTTGGGTCGCCGCCCTCGCCGGATTGGCTGCGTGGTACTTCATGTGATCCAGTCGTTGGCTGTCCTGCAGGAAAGAAGGAGGGAAAAACAGGGAGGGAAGACAAGAATAATTGTTTTCTGAACGTTTGGATGAGAACCCATCCGTACCCAGACCTTGtaaccttccctcctcctcctctctaattttctctctctactacctccctctcactctccctccgtCCTGTATCCTCACAGAATGGTTGGTCATATTTGTAGCTCTTagtatcagtttagagccatttTTGTTTATTCAAACCTGTTATAGGATTTATTTCTTCTTGAGTTGACATGAGATAACAATTGATCTTACTTGATTAGATTATAGTGTGATTTGTTGTCAGGTTGAAGTCTCTTTAATAATCCCAAACAATTGTATTATGGAGGGAAAAAAACAGCTACCCTGCTATGACAAAAAAGCCTTTGTGGATTTTGACACTTTTAGGTTGCCATGGGGATTTGAAGGACTATATTCTACTGTCCCCTGGGTGGCCCCACAATCAGTCCATCAAACCAAAATGTAATCTTGAAAATATTAGAGCAGTGAGCCTTTGCTTGAAGTGGACTGAATTAGGTGCCGGTACTCTTTATTTAGGTGGTGGAACTGAAcaagtagaacatttgaggtgctggCACTCCGTAGCGGTGAGCATCAGCCCAACTCAAACACTGCTGAGACAGAAACAGTCAAAGTAACACGTTCTATGCATATGTTAATATGCAGATCTGGCAAAGTGTAGGAGTATTTCTGCAGGGCAGACTACTATCTCTTTGCGTGAGTAGGTTGAGCGACATATTTTTAAGTTTGTATTAATGGTTATGGGGGTGATATTCTCTTGGAAGTAGTCCCAAGATTCGGTTACGGACAACACAGGCTAACTGACAGCAAGAGCACACTTTGTAGAAAGGTCTAGACTTTAAAATGTTGCCAACGGTTGTCACACATCACAATGTATTATTTTTCTCTTCTCTCCAAATGAATGCAGGCAGAACATTCCAACCTCCTGTGAAAAGCAcacagacagtgagtgagtgacaggGTGGACACTTTAGTTCTTGTTTTAGGATGGATGAGCAATATTACTATTAATCATTTCTGAagtgtatttttttgtttttgttttatgcTATGTTGAAATGTTGGACTTATTTAGTGCTGTCCAGTCCCTTGTCCTTTGCACTCAGGCAGTCTATAGAGGAGCAGAGTGTCTGAAAACGGACACATCCGTCCTGGAAACGTGttgatttttttttacagttgaTTTTCAGTATTGTTCTAGGCCTATGGACACCAGGTAGAGGCAGCGAATGTAATGGTCTGGGAGATAGGGTTGGACAGGTTAGATTGGTGAAGACAAGGTACCTCATCAGTCTGAATGGATA contains the following coding sequences:
- the hmox2b gene encoding heme oxygenase 2 isoform X1; this encodes MEDSVKAESAADGGGLVNAEKEPEDTLSFPCGGQPVCPPHSPTDLSELLAAGTKEVHEKAENTQFVKDFLRGRIRKELFKLGDVALYYTYEAMEEEIERNKDHPDFSPLYFPELNRRDALSRDLDYFYGEDWRERVSCSPATQRYVERIHQVGQEEPVLLVAHAYTRYMGDLSGGQVLKKVAQRALKLPSTGEGVYFYQFDGIHSAKAFKQLYRSRMNELELDMATKDRLVAEAVLAFQFNMEVFDELEEMGKDIQEEVMDAGMPVHGAHGTGGDINKCPYYAAQMAASGGSAYVGQLAMAVLRHPTGQVLFAAWVAALAGLAAWYFM
- the hmox2b gene encoding heme oxygenase 2 isoform X2; this encodes MEDSVKAESAADGGGLVNAEKEPEDTLSPTDLSELLAAGTKEVHEKAENTQFVKDFLRGRIRKELFKLGDVALYYTYEAMEEEIERNKDHPDFSPLYFPELNRRDALSRDLDYFYGEDWRERVSCSPATQRYVERIHQVGQEEPVLLVAHAYTRYMGDLSGGQVLKKVAQRALKLPSTGEGVYFYQFDGIHSAKAFKQLYRSRMNELELDMATKDRLVAEAVLAFQFNMEVFDELEEMGKDIQEEVMDAGMPVHGAHGTGGDINKCPYYAAQMAASGGSAYVGQLAMAVLRHPTGQVLFAAWVAALAGLAAWYFM